The following proteins come from a genomic window of Rhodoligotrophos sp. CJ14:
- a CDS encoding alpha/beta fold hydrolase, whose amino-acid sequence MNDRSSRLITYRSGDGLKLVAREFGPQIRAQHPPVLCLAGLTRNGRDFHSIATQLAASRRVIVPDYRGRGLSDYCAWQLYTPQVELQDILVLLQDLGLSEVDIIGTSRGGIIAMLMAMAAPMLIRRCVLNDIGPVIEADGLIRIKGHVGRQPAPDWAKATAELALRFPEFTGLSREDWLEFARRLYRDDHGRPVLDYDPLLANTLPDEASLRAGLLPALWQPFDALAARPVLVIRGAASDLLSPLTLRRMVARHHRVAALTIPGRGHAPFLDEPDAAQAIVSFLS is encoded by the coding sequence ATGAATGACAGGTCGTCGCGTCTCATCACCTATCGAAGCGGCGACGGACTAAAGCTGGTGGCCCGGGAATTCGGGCCGCAGATCCGGGCTCAGCATCCTCCCGTTCTCTGCCTTGCGGGCCTCACCCGCAATGGCAGGGATTTCCATTCCATCGCCACACAGCTAGCAGCAAGCCGACGCGTGATCGTGCCGGATTATCGCGGCCGGGGCCTTTCCGATTACTGCGCCTGGCAGCTCTATACGCCCCAGGTGGAGCTGCAGGACATCCTGGTCTTGCTGCAGGATCTCGGTCTCAGCGAGGTCGATATCATCGGTACATCGCGCGGCGGCATCATCGCGATGCTGATGGCAATGGCCGCGCCGATGCTGATCCGGCGCTGTGTCCTCAACGATATTGGCCCGGTGATCGAGGCTGACGGCCTGATCAGGATCAAGGGCCATGTGGGACGGCAACCCGCTCCCGACTGGGCTAAGGCTACGGCAGAGCTTGCGCTGAGGTTCCCCGAGTTCACAGGGCTGAGCCGGGAGGATTGGCTGGAATTTGCGCGCCGCCTTTATCGGGATGATCACGGCCGCCCCGTGCTCGATTACGACCCGCTTCTGGCCAATACCCTGCCTGATGAGGCATCACTCCGGGCCGGGCTCCTGCCCGCGCTCTGGCAGCCTTTCGATGCGCTCGCCGCGCGCCCAGTGCTGGTCATCCGGGGTGCGGCATCCGACCTGCTCTCGCCCCTTACCCTCCGGCGCATGGTGGCCCGGCATCATCGGGTCGCTGCTCTCACCATCCCCGGCCGGGGGCATGCCCCATTCCTTGACGAGCCGGATGCAGCGCAAGCGATTGTGAGCTTCCTGAGCTAG